In Phycisphaeraceae bacterium, one DNA window encodes the following:
- a CDS encoding GntR family transcriptional regulator — protein MITVSLASPAPLHDQLVSELRGLIACGKLVVGDELPPVRQLAADLGINLNTVARAYRELTDAGLLASTRGRGTVVIATVERPSGPPEQERRRVEASLVAALTNAKIAGLSKAETRRLLERQLERIWSPA, from the coding sequence GTGATCACCGTCTCGCTCGCGAGTCCCGCTCCGCTCCACGATCAGCTGGTCTCCGAGCTGCGAGGGCTGATCGCCTGCGGCAAGCTCGTGGTGGGTGATGAGCTTCCGCCGGTGAGGCAGCTCGCTGCGGACTTGGGGATCAATCTGAACACGGTCGCCCGCGCCTATCGAGAGCTCACCGATGCAGGCCTGCTCGCCTCCACTCGAGGGCGTGGCACGGTGGTCATCGCGACGGTGGAACGACCCTCCGGCCCCCCGGAGCAGGAACGCCGTCGAGTTGAAGCATCGCTCGTCGCGGCGCTCACCAACGCCAAGATCGCCGGGCTCTCGAAAGCGGAGACCCGAAGGCTGCTTGAGAGGCAGCTGGAGCGAATCTGGTCGCCCGCCTAG
- a CDS encoding asparaginase, which produces MSKPKLLFLSLGGTITMVPGERGGVSPALGAEELIASVPGLGEVANIEARSPLRLPSPSLSMAHMVSVAEELNRAFQGDFDGAVVIQGTDTIEESAFMLDLLVSGDRTVVMTGAMRSAAAPGADGPANLLAAAIVAGSEQARGQGTLVVLNYDIHAARFVQKSHTALPSAFLSPLVGELGVVVEREARLYVRVPRNPTLPVAGGEPVPIALVKIAMGDDGRLLRALPDLGFKGCVIEGMGAGHVPAPMAECVGHLAARMPVVLASRAMTGPVFTRTYGYEGGEIDLISRGVIPAGYLSGLKARLLLGLVMRSNQDRAGIDAAFAPYQ; this is translated from the coding sequence ATGTCCAAGCCCAAGCTGCTCTTTCTCTCACTCGGCGGAACAATCACGATGGTTCCAGGGGAGCGCGGCGGTGTCTCGCCCGCGCTCGGCGCCGAGGAACTGATCGCGTCGGTGCCCGGACTCGGCGAAGTGGCGAACATCGAAGCGCGATCGCCCCTGCGACTGCCGAGCCCCTCGCTCTCGATGGCGCACATGGTCTCTGTCGCAGAGGAGTTGAACCGCGCCTTCCAGGGTGATTTCGACGGTGCTGTGGTCATCCAGGGCACCGACACCATTGAGGAATCGGCCTTCATGCTCGATCTTCTGGTCAGCGGCGATCGCACCGTCGTGATGACTGGCGCGATGCGAAGCGCGGCGGCCCCCGGTGCCGATGGTCCGGCGAACCTGCTCGCCGCCGCCATCGTGGCCGGAAGCGAGCAGGCTCGCGGACAAGGCACTCTGGTGGTGCTGAACTACGACATTCACGCCGCTCGCTTCGTTCAGAAGTCGCACACGGCACTGCCCTCGGCGTTCCTCTCACCGCTGGTCGGTGAACTCGGTGTGGTCGTCGAGCGGGAGGCTCGCCTCTATGTTCGCGTGCCGCGCAATCCAACGCTGCCCGTGGCAGGCGGTGAGCCCGTGCCGATCGCCCTCGTCAAGATCGCCATGGGCGACGATGGCCGACTGCTCCGCGCGTTGCCAGATCTCGGCTTCAAGGGCTGCGTCATCGAGGGCATGGGAGCCGGCCATGTTCCCGCGCCCATGGCCGAGTGTGTCGGCCACCTGGCGGCGCGCATGCCCGTGGTTCTTGCATCGCGGGCAATGACCGGGCCGGTCTTCACACGAACCTACGGCTACGAGGGCGGCGAGATCGATCTCATCTCCCGCGGTGTCATTCCTGCGGGGTATCTCTCCGGTCTCAAGGCACGACTGCTCCTCGGGCTCGTGATGCGCTCGAACCAGGACCGCGCGGGAATCGATGCGGCGTTCGCGCCGTATCAGTGA